In Anabas testudineus chromosome 12, fAnaTes1.2, whole genome shotgun sequence, one genomic interval encodes:
- the nup155 gene encoding nuclear pore complex protein Nup155 encodes MPASAGPSSPAAALAEVLENSARLIDRHLQDDRCFPDLSELLSVPSHNMPSLSGVSDMDYPLQGPGLLSVPNLPELSAVRRVPLPPELVEQFSHMQCNCMMGVFPEICRAWLTIDNDIFMWNYEDGGDVAYFDGLIETILAVGLVKPKQGILQPHIHYLLVLATSVDVVILGLSFPKGHAGLNDSMSGGMQLLPDPLFSIPTDNTYILSITSTDLGRIFMAGKDGCLYEIAYQAEAGWLSQRCRKINHSKSSLSFLIPSVLQFSFSEDDPIVQIAIDNSRNTLFTRSEKGVLQVYDLGADGQCMSRVATMSQSSIVAAAGNIARTIDRSVFKPIVQISVIDRSESSDCHLLAVTHAGVRLYFTTTPFAPPHQKHVAVRPSLLALIHVRLPPGFSASSTLQKPAKVHKALHSKGVLLMAASETEDNDILWCINHDSFPFKKPLMETQMMSNVDGHSWALCAINEERPTKIFTPLNKELIPITDSPVVVQQHNIPPQKFVLLSAKGSHIFQKLRPVDQLRHLLVSCAGGESEEIERFFKLHREEQACATALILACSSAACDREVLQWATRAFFRYGGEAQMRFPAAMASPSTVGPVMSSPAPGIVPPALATPFTPMHSVSAPITPMAAGPEVIFSGKHNGICIYFARILGNIWDGSLAVEKAMSKGNQTVIILESCVSSLDLESVLMELHGLREFLDKNSQFSPSSLGAASFTSPANLQQRLLGFMRPDGASSQQVQQELQRKYHTKAQVYEKVSLQGIQQLVHRSYQTLALWKLLCDHQFSLIMSELPKEFQEQMKGASFKDVVIRGKELSGALITALINVYIKDNAPVDAISNHLRDICPLLYSSDDSVCSKANELLQSSKQIQNKADKERTLRESLQLYQQISQHTDLPLVCSQYRQVRFYEGVLELCLTAADKKDPQRLGPHFYKNGEPEEDRVGQQAFQERLSCYKCITDTMQELVNQSKAAPQSPSVPKQPGPPVLTSDPNMLSNEEATAHFEQMLGLAQRSQDELFHIALYNWLIQADLTDKLLEVNSPYLEEHLMHMIKQDQSKVHNMDLLWRYYEKNRNFGKAAHVLARLADMHSTEISLKQRLEYIARAILSAKSSSCISAQASDGELLHELEEKMELVRIQVQIQETLIRQYSHHPSVKNVISQLDSELMDITKLYGEFADHYKLSECKLAIIHCAGHSDPILVHSLWQEIIEKELGDTVAMSPADRMRSLSLKLVSLGKIYAGTPRYFPLEFLVKFLEQEVCRLNWDVGFVTSTMQEIGVQLPRLLEVYDQLFKTRDPCWQRLRKPLHLVECIHVLLSGYVDDPSRVPTYDRRRFTNVCLDNICGYLVELQSLSPNSALQQTIGNFKSLQAKLEKLH; translated from the exons ATGCCTGCCAGCGCTGGACCAAGCAGCCCCGCCGCTGCACTCGCCGAAGTGCTGGAAAACTCCGCCCGGCTAATTGACAGACACCTGCAGGATGACCGCTGCTTTCCTGACCTGTCGGAGCTGCTCAGCGTACCCTCACACA ATATGCCGTCCCTATCTGGAGTTTCTGACATGGATTACCCCCTTCAGGGACCAGGTTTATTAAGTGTGCCAAACCTCCCAGAGCTCAGTGCAGTCCGCCGAGTTCCTCTGCCACCTGAGCTTGTAGAACAATTCAGCC ACATGCAATGTAACTGCATGATGGGAGTTTTTCCTGAGATCTGCAGAGCATGGCTAACTATTGACAATGACATCTTTATGTGGAATTATGAAGATGG AGGAGATGTGGCCTACTTTGATGGCCTAATTGAAACCATTCTGGCAGTGGGCCTAGTGAAACCAAAACAAG GGATTTTACAGCCACACATTCACTACCTCTTAGTGTTGGCCACTTCTGTGGATGTAGTGATCCTCGGTCTGAGTTTCCCCAAGGGTCATGCTG GGTTGAACGACAGCATGTCTGGTGGGATGCAGCTGCTGCCGGACCCCCTTTTCTCAATCCCCACAGACAACACCTACATTCTGTCCATCACATCCACGGACCTGGGACGTATCTTTATGGCTGGAAAGGATGGCTGCCTTTATGAGATAGCTTACCAGGCTGAGGCTGGCTGGCTGAGCCAACGTTGCAGAAAAATCAACCACTCCAAAAGCTCTTTGTCATTTCTCATCCCTTCTGTGCTCCAGTTCTCCTTCTCTGAGGATG ACCCCATTGTGCAGATTGCTATTGACAACTCTCGCAACACACTATTCACACGATCTGAGAAAGGTGTCCTGCAG GTGTATGACCTTGGTGCCGATGGACAGTGTATGAGTCGTGTGGCAACTATGTCACAAAGCTCCATTGTTGCAGCTGCTGGAAACATAGCCCG GACAATTGATCGTTCTGTTTTCAAACCAATTGTCCAGATCTCTGTGATTGATAGATCTGAGTCCTCAGACTGTCATCTGCTAGCCGTCACTCATGCAG GAGTCCGTCTCTACTTCACCACCACACCTTTTGCCCCTCCACACCAGAAGCATGTGGCAGTTCGTCCCAGCCTGTTAGCTTTGATTCATGTTCGTCTGCCACCAGGGTTTTCAGCATCTTCCACCTTGCAGAAACCTGCAAAGGTCCATAAAGCACTACACAGCAAAG GAGTACTGTTAATGGCAGCTTCTGAGACAGAGGACAATGACATTCTCTGGTGCATCAATCATGACTCCTTTCCCTTCAAGAAACCCTTGATGGAGACTCAG ATGATGTCTAATGTAGATGGGCACTCTTGGGCTCTGTGTGCCATTAATGAGGAGAGACCTACTAAGATTTTTACACCTCTGAACAAAGAACTGATTCCTATAACCGATTCACCGGTGGTGGTCCAACAGCACAATATTCCTCCCCAGAAGTTTGTCCTTCTCTCCGCCAAG GGGAGTCATATCTTTCAAAAACTACGACCAGTCGATCAGCTTCGTCATCTGCTGGTGAGCTGTGCTGGAGGAGAAAGCGAAGAGATTGAGCGCTTCTTCAAACTACACAGG GAAGAGCAGGCTTGTGCCACAGCACTGATCCTGGCTTGCTCCAGTGCTGCTTGTGATAGAGAGGTTTTACAGTGGGCCACAAGAGCCTTCTTCAG ATATGGAGGAGAAGCACAGATGAGGTTCCCTGCAGCCATGGCATCTCCCAGTACTGTAGGACCTGTGATGAGCTCTCCAGCACCAG GCATTGTTCCCCCAGCTTTGGCCACACCGTTCACACCAATGCATTCTGTGTCTGCCCCCATCACACCCATGGCTGCTGGCCCAGAGGTGATTTTCTCAGGGAAACACAATGGCATCTGCATCTACTTTGCTCGCATTCTTGG AAATATTTGGGATGGGAGCCTTGCTGTTGAGAAAGCCATGAGCAAAGGAAACCAGACTGTGATTATT CTGGAAAGCTGTGTGAGTTCACTTGATCTGGAGTCGGTCCTTATGGAGCTTCACGGTTTGAGGGAGTTTCTTGATAAAAACTCTCAATTCAGTCCTTCCTCTCTCGGCGCTGCAAG TTTCACCTCCCCTGCAAACCTGCAGCAAAGGCTGCTGGGATTTATGCGTCCTGATGGAGCCAGCTCCCAGCAGGTCCAGCAGGAGCTCCAGAGGAAATATCACA CCAAGGCTCAGGTCTATGAGAAAGTGTCCCTGCAGGGGATCCAACAGTTAGTGCATCGCTCCTATCAGACGCTGGCCCTTTGGAAGCTTCTCTGTGATCATCAGTTCAGCCTCATTATGTCTGAGCTGCCAAAG GAATTTCAAGAGCAGATGAAGGGAGCCAGTTTTAAGGATGTAGTGATCCGGGGCAAGGAGCTGTCTGGAGCACTCATCACAGCGCTAATTAATGTCTACATCAAAGATAATGCCCCTGTGGATGCCATCAGCAATCACCTGCGGGACATCTGTCCCCTGCTGTACAGCAGCGATGATAGTGTTTGCTCCAAG GCTAATGAGTTGCTGCAGAGCTCCAAGCAGATTCAGAATAaagcagacaaagagagaacacTGAGAGAGAGTCTGCAGCTCTACCAACAGATCAGCCAACACACAGACCTGCCACTCGTTTGCTCCCAGTACAGACAAG TGCGTTTCTATGAGGGAGTCCTTGAGTTGTGCCTGACAGCAGCGGATAAAAAGGATCCACAGAGACTGGGGCCTCACTTCTACAAGAATGGAGAGCCGGAGGAGGACAGAGTGGGACAACAGGCCTTCCAGGAAAG GCTTTCATGCTATAAGTGCATCACAGACACTATGCAGGAGCTGGTGAACCAGAGCAAAGCTGCGCCTCAGTCTCCCAGTGTCCCCAAGCAACCTGGGCCCCCTgtcctgacctctgaccccaaCATGCTGAGCAACGAAGAAGCTACAGCCCAC TTTGAGCAGATGCTCGGTTTGGCCCAGAGGTCTCAGGATGAGCTGTTTCACATAGCTCTGTACAACTGGTTGATTCAGGCTGACCTGACTGACAAGCTGCTAGAG gtgAATTCGCCGTACCTGGAAGAACATTTGATGCATATGATCAAGCAAGACCAGAGTAAGGTGCACAATATGGATTTGTTGTGGCGCTACTACGAGAAGAACCGTAACTTTGGCAAGGCAGCTCATGTACTGGCCCGGCTTGCTGACATGCACAG CACTGAGATCTCTTTGAAGCAGCGCTTGGAGTATATTGCTCGAGCCATTCTGTCTGCTAAGAGTTCCTCCTGCATCTCAGCTCAGGCTTCTGATGGAGAGCTCCTTCATGAGCTGGAAGAAAagatggag TTGGTACGTATCCAAGTGCAGATCCAGGAGACCCTAATTAGACAGTACTCCCATCATCCCTCAGTGAAAAATGTCATCTCTCAGTTGGACTCTGAGCTCATGGACATCACAAAG CTCTATGGGGAGTTTGCTGACCACTACAAATTGTCTGAGTGCAAGCTGGCCATCATTCACTGCGCGGGACACTCCGACCCCATCCTGGTGCACTCATTGTGGCAGGAGATCATAGAGAAAG AACTAGGAGATACTGTGGCCATGAGTCCAGCTGACAGGATGAGGTCTCTTAGCTTGAAACTGGTGTCACTGGGAAAGATTTATGCTGGAACACCAAGATATTTCCCTCTGG AGTTTCTAGTAAAGTTTCTGGAGCAGGAGGTGTGCAGACTCAACTGGGATGTAGGATTTGTCACCTCCACCATGCAGGAGATAGGTGTACAGCTGCCGCGTCTTCTGGAGGTCTATGACCAACTCTTCAAAACTCGG GATCCCTGCTGGCAGCGTCTCAGGAAACCTCTCCACTTGGTGGAGTGCATCCATGTGCTTCTCTCGGGATACGTTGATGATCCCAGCAGAGTACCAACCTATGACAG